From Triticum urartu cultivar G1812 chromosome 2, Tu2.1, whole genome shotgun sequence, a single genomic window includes:
- the LOC125537711 gene encoding mediator of RNA polymerase II transcription subunit 30: protein MASVAARRRQELAAEGQRHLEETIASAFQILSSMNDELCNPALWSSSATATAASAASQHPHHQNAAPPPPHSADSDADTMGGAAGGSGGSLDEARHRYKIAVAALRASIAAVSPSTQEMGPTESKGDQAEIERLEEHASSLRKEIESKNKQLKLLIDQLRDLISDISMWQSPCSV from the exons ATGGCCTCAGTCGCAGCTCGGCGGAGGCAGGAGCTGGCGGCGGAGGGCCAGCGGCACCTCGAGGAGACGATCGCCTCCGCTTTCCAGATCCTTTCCTCCATGAACGACGAGCTCTGCAACCCCGCGCTCTGGTCCTCCTCCGCCACAGCCACCGCCGCTTCCGCCGCCTCCCAGCATCCCCACCACCAAAACGCAGCTCCCCCGCCACCCCACTCCGCCGACTCCGACGCCGATACCATGGGGGGAGCCGCGGGGGGCTCTGGTGGTTCGCTCGACGAGGCGAGGCACCGGTACAAGATCGCCGTGGCGGCTTTGCGCGCGTCCATTGCCGCGGTGTCGCCCTCTACTCAG GAGATGGGGCCAACAGAATCCAAAGGTGATCAAGCCGAGATTGAGAGATTGGAAGAGCATGCATCTTCTTTGAGAAAG GAAATTGAAAGCAAAAACAAACAGCTGAAACTCCTCATCGATCAACTCCGTGATCTAATATCAGATATATCAATGTGGCAAAGCCCTTGCTCAGTGTGA